The sequence below is a genomic window from Acetivibrio clariflavus DSM 19732.
TTTTTGTGCCTTGTTTCACTTTGAATTTTAGCCACTTCATTAACCTTTGGAATTTGTACCTGGAAATCAACAGGCTTTATAGCCATAGTACACCACCCTTTCAAACAAGATACAAAAACACATCCCTTACGAACGCTTCAATACAACTTCATCAAAACTTACTAGTAACTTCCAACTTTTATATCAGCACCATCCCTGTATAATGTACAGTATTTTAGATTTTCTTTTATATACATGGTGGATGTTCCGATAGAAACCTTTGTTCCGGGATATATAACATTCAAAACTTTTATCTTTCCGTTTGCTTCCTCTTGAAGCCTCTGTTCAATATCTAAAATTTCATGTCTAAGCTCGTTAACTTTATTGGAAAAATAAATTTTTGTCCTTATACTTTTAACCATCATTTCCTGTTTTTGCGGAGTTAACTGACCGGCTGCTTCAAGTTTCTTCAATATGTTAATGGCTTGATCAGCCTTCTTAATATCTTCTTCCAGTTTAACCAATTCCTCTCTGGCTCTTTTGTAGCGTTCTTTCAAGGAAGGATCTGCACCAACTTCAATTTCTGTTATGGTGGACATATACGAACCTATTACTTTTGCATTTATCTCTTTTCCAACTCTGCACACTCCGCCAATCAGAAGTCCATTTTTACCTCCAAGCTCAAGCTTGTTACCGCATTTTACTGTGCTGTGCATTATTGCTTCCGACTTAATATCCATTTTAGCCTCAATTGTGCTGTTTTCTATATATTTTGCAATTATATCTCCACCGCTTATTAAAACTCCTTTCCCCATTCCCTGCATGCCTCTTCTTAAAATTATATCCCCTCCGGCAATAATTGTTGCTGCCTCAACCACACCATATACTTCTACCGTTCCTCCAGCTTCAATAGTAAATCCGGAGAGTACATTTCCTCTTACAACAACATTACCAATAAATTTTATATTCCCCGTTGAATTATCCACATCTGCCGGTACTTCATAGTTTGCAAACACATTTACTTTCCCATCTATATAATTAACCTGACCATCAATTGATGCAATCAGTTTTTGTCCGTCTTCAGATATTTCAACATTTTTTCCTTTGGGCAATATCGCCACTTTGCCATCTACAGCCGGTATTTCAGTGCCTAAAACTGTTTTCCCAGGTGTTCCCGGTTGAGGTGGAACAAGTGAACATAACACTTTGCCCTTCTGAACACTCTCAATTATGTTCAAATTTCGAAAATCA
It includes:
- a CDS encoding DUF342 domain-containing protein; the protein is MADKIHSSSINSVNDGFFELQYRNDGVYLVVHPPIGKGKKVESKEVIEKLNKKKVKNYKQDIVELACLKADKVPLCIAEPQEEEKIDAQISVIISQDKMKASIVITPPDGGRDASIQDVMEALNKNGVCYGINQSNIENVAKYPVYHQPIVVAEGTPPINGQNGSVEFHFNLSKETKPTILEDGRVDFRNLNIIESVQKGKVLCSLVPPQPGTPGKTVLGTEIPAVDGKVAILPKGKNVEISEDGQKLIASIDGQVNYIDGKVNVFANYEVPADVDNSTGNIKFIGNVVVRGNVLSGFTIEAGGTVEVYGVVEAATIIAGGDIILRRGMQGMGKGVLISGGDIIAKYIENSTIEAKMDIKSEAIMHSTVKCGNKLELGGKNGLLIGGVCRVGKEINAKVIGSYMSTITEIEVGADPSLKERYKRAREELVKLEEDIKKADQAINILKKLEAAGQLTPQKQEMMVKSIRTKIYFSNKVNELRHEILDIEQRLQEEANGKIKVLNVIYPGTKVSIGTSTMYIKENLKYCTLYRDGADIKVGSY